The Anolis carolinensis isolate JA03-04 chromosome 1, rAnoCar3.1.pri, whole genome shotgun sequence genome window below encodes:
- the ppil4 gene encoding peptidyl-prolyl cis-trans isomerase-like 4 isoform X2, which translates to MLFQRDFIVQTGDPQGTGRGGESIFCKLYGDQARFFEAEKVPRIKHKKKGTVSMVNNGSDQHGSQFLITTGENLDYLDGVHTVFGEITEGMDVLNKINEAFVDKDFVPYQDIRINHTVILDDPFDDPTGLTIPDSSPEPTKEQLDSGRIGADEEIDDFKGRSVDEVEEILAEKEAKTQAILLEMVGDLPDADIRPPENVLFVCKLNPVTTDEDLEIIFSRFGPIKSCEVIRDWKTSESLCYAFIEFEKEEDCEKAYFKMDNVLIDDRRIHVDFSQSVAKIKWKGKGGKYTKEDFKEYEKDRDKTSKLGLKEKAKAKQDSKYDLVLDNEELEPKISHRHSDKKKKKHHHSDDSDEGQKRSKKSKDPDRRHKEESSRERRKNDKREKRRSRSHSRNRDNRYKKSKDKHHEDSWEREHEERRKSRSPKKSKDKDKSKYR; encoded by the exons ATGCTATTTCAGAGAGACTTTATTGTGCAAACTGGAGACCCTCAGGGCACTGGGCGTGGAGGCGAATCCATCTTTTG CAAATTGTATGGAGACCAAGCTAGGTTTTTTGAAGCAGAAAAAGTTCCAAGAATCAAACACAAGAAAAAGGGGACAGTGTCAATGGTGAACAACGGCAGTGATCAGCATGGATCTCAG ttTCTTATTACTACAGGAGAAAACTTAGATTATTTGGAtggtgttcatacagtgtttGGTGAAATAACAGAAGGCATGGATGTATTGAACAAAATTAATGAGGCCTTCGTTGACAAGGATTTTGTTCCCTATCAAGACATCAG AATAAACCATACAGTGATCTTAGACGATCCGTTTGATGACCCCACTGGTTTGACAATACCAGATAGTTCACCAGAGCCTACAAAAGAACAGTTGGAT AGTGGAAGAATAGGAGCTGATGAGGAAATCGATGATTTCAAAGGGAGGTCTGTTGATGAAGTGGAAGAAATTCTAGCAGAAAAAGAGGCAAAAACACAAGCTATTCTTCTGGAAATG GTTGGAGACTTACCTGATGCAGATATCAGACCACCAGAAAACGTGCTTTTTGTATGTAAACTTAATCCTGTAACAACTGACGAGGACCTTGAAATTATATTCTCTCGGTTTGGGCCAATAAAAAG ctgtgaagTAATTCGAGATTGGAAAACCAGTGAATCCCTCTGCTATGCTTTCATCGAGTTTGAAAAG GAGGAAGACTGTGAGAAAGCTTATTTTAAGATGGATAATGTATTAATAGATGACAGGCGAATACATGTGGATTTTAGCCAATCAGTTGCAAAGattaaatggaaaggaaaag GTGGGAAATACACAAAAGAAGATTTCAAAGAATATGAAAAGGATCGTGACAAAACTTCTAAACTGGGTCTCaaggaaaaagcaaaagcaaaacaaga CTCAAAATATGACCTTGTATTGGACAATGAGGAGCTAGAACCCAAAATAAGTCATAGGCACTctgacaagaagaagaagaaacaccaCCATTCAGATGACAGTGATGAGGGTCAGAAGAGGTCCAAAAAATCTAAG GACCCTGATCGGAGGCACAAAGAAGAAAGCagtagagagagaagaaaaaatgaCAAGCGAGAGAAACGCCGGAGCCGGAGCCACTCCCGGAACAGAGACAATCGCTATAAGAAGTCCAAAGATAAACATCACGAGGATTCCTGGGAAAGGGAGCATGAGGAGAGGAGGAAATCCAGAAGCCCAAAGAAATCCAAAGATAAGGACAAGTCCAAATACAGATGA
- the ppil4 gene encoding peptidyl-prolyl cis-trans isomerase-like 4 isoform X1, with amino-acid sequence MAVLLETTLGDLVVDLYTEERPRACLNFLKLCKIKYYNYCLIHSVQRDFIVQTGDPQGTGRGGESIFCKLYGDQARFFEAEKVPRIKHKKKGTVSMVNNGSDQHGSQFLITTGENLDYLDGVHTVFGEITEGMDVLNKINEAFVDKDFVPYQDIRINHTVILDDPFDDPTGLTIPDSSPEPTKEQLDSGRIGADEEIDDFKGRSVDEVEEILAEKEAKTQAILLEMVGDLPDADIRPPENVLFVCKLNPVTTDEDLEIIFSRFGPIKSCEVIRDWKTSESLCYAFIEFEKEEDCEKAYFKMDNVLIDDRRIHVDFSQSVAKIKWKGKGGKYTKEDFKEYEKDRDKTSKLGLKEKAKAKQDSKYDLVLDNEELEPKISHRHSDKKKKKHHHSDDSDEGQKRSKKSKDPDRRHKEESSRERRKNDKREKRRSRSHSRNRDNRYKKSKDKHHEDSWEREHEERRKSRSPKKSKDKDKSKYR; translated from the exons ATGGCCGTTCTCTTGGAAACGACGCTGGGGGACCTGGTTGTCGACCTGTATACCGAGGAGAGGCCGCGag cctGTCTaaattttctgaaactttgcaagaTCAAGTACTATAACTATTGCCTTATACATAGTGTACAG AGAGACTTTATTGTGCAAACTGGAGACCCTCAGGGCACTGGGCGTGGAGGCGAATCCATCTTTTG CAAATTGTATGGAGACCAAGCTAGGTTTTTTGAAGCAGAAAAAGTTCCAAGAATCAAACACAAGAAAAAGGGGACAGTGTCAATGGTGAACAACGGCAGTGATCAGCATGGATCTCAG ttTCTTATTACTACAGGAGAAAACTTAGATTATTTGGAtggtgttcatacagtgtttGGTGAAATAACAGAAGGCATGGATGTATTGAACAAAATTAATGAGGCCTTCGTTGACAAGGATTTTGTTCCCTATCAAGACATCAG AATAAACCATACAGTGATCTTAGACGATCCGTTTGATGACCCCACTGGTTTGACAATACCAGATAGTTCACCAGAGCCTACAAAAGAACAGTTGGAT AGTGGAAGAATAGGAGCTGATGAGGAAATCGATGATTTCAAAGGGAGGTCTGTTGATGAAGTGGAAGAAATTCTAGCAGAAAAAGAGGCAAAAACACAAGCTATTCTTCTGGAAATG GTTGGAGACTTACCTGATGCAGATATCAGACCACCAGAAAACGTGCTTTTTGTATGTAAACTTAATCCTGTAACAACTGACGAGGACCTTGAAATTATATTCTCTCGGTTTGGGCCAATAAAAAG ctgtgaagTAATTCGAGATTGGAAAACCAGTGAATCCCTCTGCTATGCTTTCATCGAGTTTGAAAAG GAGGAAGACTGTGAGAAAGCTTATTTTAAGATGGATAATGTATTAATAGATGACAGGCGAATACATGTGGATTTTAGCCAATCAGTTGCAAAGattaaatggaaaggaaaag GTGGGAAATACACAAAAGAAGATTTCAAAGAATATGAAAAGGATCGTGACAAAACTTCTAAACTGGGTCTCaaggaaaaagcaaaagcaaaacaaga CTCAAAATATGACCTTGTATTGGACAATGAGGAGCTAGAACCCAAAATAAGTCATAGGCACTctgacaagaagaagaagaaacaccaCCATTCAGATGACAGTGATGAGGGTCAGAAGAGGTCCAAAAAATCTAAG GACCCTGATCGGAGGCACAAAGAAGAAAGCagtagagagagaagaaaaaatgaCAAGCGAGAGAAACGCCGGAGCCGGAGCCACTCCCGGAACAGAGACAATCGCTATAAGAAGTCCAAAGATAAACATCACGAGGATTCCTGGGAAAGGGAGCATGAGGAGAGGAGGAAATCCAGAAGCCCAAAGAAATCCAAAGATAAGGACAAGTCCAAATACAGATGA